In Streptococcus porcinus, the genomic window ACAGCAATTTCAGCTAATTCTTGTGCATTTGGGTCAATATTAATAGCGCAGTCCGCAAAAATGTAACGTTCATTTGTATTTTCACGGTTCATTAAGAAAACACCTGATGTCCGTGAAATACCCGGTTTTGTTTTAATGATTTGAAGAGCAGGACGTACTGTATCAGCTGTTGAATGAATAGCACCTGAAACCATACCATCTGCAAGTCCCATTTTCACCAACATTACACCAAAATAGTTAACATCTTTAAGCATTTTATCAGCATCTTCCATTGTTGCTTTACCCTTACGAATTTCGACAAATTCTTTTTTCATTTCTTCGAAATCAGGGTATTCAACTGGATTAATAATAGTATAATCTTGATCAGCAAAACCAAGTTTTGTGAGTAGGGCTCTAATTTCATCAGCCTCACCAAGAATAATTGGTTCTACCAAGCCCTCGAATTTAAGACGAGCCGCTGCACGCACAACACGTTCGTCATTTCCTTCAGGGAAAACAATTTTAACGTGTTTTCCTACAACTTTTTCCCTTAAACTACCAAAT contains:
- the pta gene encoding phosphate acetyltransferase, with translation MSIRSLFGSLREKVVGKHVKIVFPEGNDERVVRAAARLKFEGLVEPIILGEADEIRALLTKLGFADQDYTIINPVEYPDFEEMKKEFVEIRKGKATMEDADKMLKDVNYFGVMLVKMGLADGMVSGAIHSTADTVRPALQIIKTKPGISRTSGVFLMNRENTNERYIFADCAINIDPNAQELAEIAVNTAETAEIFDIEPKVAMLSFSTKGSGKAPQVDKVAEATRIAKSLNPSLALDGELQFDAAFVPETAAIKAPDSDVAGQANTFVFPDLQSGNIGYKIAQRLGMFDAIGPILQGLNKPVNDLSRGSSAEDIYKLGIITAAQALGKFEAE